The Agromyces sp. G08B096 DNA window GGCGCTCGTGCTCTGGGGGCTCGCCGTCGACGGCGACACCCCGTTCGGGCTGCCCCGCTGGTCGATCCTCGCCGCCGGCGGCGTGTGCATCGTGCTGCTCGTCGCCACCATCGGGCTCCTCCGCTTCCCGTGGGCGTACGGGCTCGGCTGGGGCATCCAGGTGCTCATCCTGGTGTCGGGCCTGCTGAACCCGGCGATGTTCTTCGTCGGCGCGCTCTTCGGAGGCATCTGGGCGTACGCGATGATCGCGGGCGCCCGCATCGATCGAGACAAGGCCGCGCACGACGCGGCCGGGAAGGAAGCAGCATGACCACCGCCATCGAGGAGACCCTCGTCCTCGTCAAGCCCGACGGGGTCGCCCGCAACCTCACCGGCGAGATCCTGCGCCGCATCGAGGCGAAGGGCTACTCGCTCGTCGACATCCGCCTGGTGCAGGCCGACCGCGAGCTGCTCGCCAAGCACTAC harbors:
- a CDS encoding DUF4233 domain-containing protein, which encodes MSDEHATPAPVGGGPEQASAAPRSLRRSLASIVLGFELIVVFLAALVLWGLAVDGDTPFGLPRWSILAAGGVCIVLLVATIGLLRFPWAYGLGWGIQVLILVSGLLNPAMFFVGALFGGIWAYAMIAGARIDRDKAAHDAAGKEAA